The sequence GGTTATTTTTGTACCTTTAACTGTTACTTACACAATTTTAACATCTAAATTTAATCTATAGGTTCAATGGATGCTGGAATGACGCTGAAGGTTACTGTTGGATTCTCTTTCATTAGTCGAGACGAAATTTTTACTTCAATGACAAGATCTGTATCAGTTTCGTAGCGATAGTTTTTTTTATTTGCTGGAATTTCAATGGTAGCAGGCTGATCGAATCGAAACTTAAGAGAACTCATCTTTGGTGCAAATAAATACATCGCACCTGCCAACTTTTTGGTAACGTTATTAAAATCTTCGATTATTAAAAACAAATCTCTATATGGCATTACTGTTGACGATGGAGATTTAATACTGGCATTCAAGTTCAGTACCAATGAGTCTTTATCTTGATTCAATCGCAGGGCGAGTTGCTTTGCACGCGCTTCTTTGAATACCGGCAGTTTAATGGTTCCGTTCGTCATATCCACGGGGATCTCATTAAGTATCCGGTTGTCCTCTACGATCCAAACTTTGATTTCATCATACGAAATCTCTTTACTCAATATCTCTAGTTTGATCTGACTTTCTATCAGTGGTGATTTTGACTGACTAACTGTACTCAGAAGAGTGTTAATTTTTCCATATTCTATCTCACGACCTTCTGATGCTGCAGGTTGAGTTCCAACTATTACTAATAAAAACCCCAGGAGTAGTCTGCGCACAATTAATTCTCTATCGACGATAAAGCCCTCTGTAGAACCCATTCAACCGTGATAGAACTTTATATACTTTTCTTCCATAGTTATTTTCGAATTTTGAAAAGACCAAGTTCGTCACAAACTATTGTCTTTTAGGTCTTTCTTTTAGTTCTCCTCCACAATTTTTACAGACGTGGTTATGATCTTCTGCGCATGACTGGCAATACGTGCACTCAAAAGAACAAATATGTGCCAAAGAATCGTTTAATAACTTAACGGCACAAACTAAACATTCTTCCTTCATTTCAAGCATATACTACCTTTCTAATTCTCTGTTCGAACTTACTCAACCGTTACAGAGTATTTTACAACAGTAAATAATCTTAGATTAGAATATAAGTCCATCAGCACCATCAATAGTGGAAAAAGACACAACTCTCTCAATTTATTTTCTTTACTCTTCTCTAACTGATCTAAAATACAATAATTTATATTCAAATCATCTAATAATTTTTTATATTTACCTAATCCGCCTAAAGGAAAACCAGTCGAGTAATGATTTACTCCGAATAATTTTAAGTTAAAATTTTTGTTTAAAAATTCCGCTCCATCGTCAACTGCCTCATAAAAGGATCCGCATTGAATAAGGACTAAATCAAAATCAAAATCCTTTTTTAGGGATTCTGTGATAGTAACTTTAATACCTTTATATTTTGATTTTGGATATCTCTTGGCTTTCTGTTGCTCCAGTCCAGTTGATCCGCCTTGATAAATTTTAATCATAATAGTTATAATCCTATTAAGTTAATTTACTGTTGTAAACTATTCCACAGTAACGAATTCATTTTGAGTGCAGAATTAAGAGTATGATTTTTTCTGAACTCTTTGTGAAATTTTAAATAAAATTCAATTTCTTTTCTACCCATTCTTCATCTTGATAAATTATTGGTTTTTCACAGGACAATCCGTCCTCCCCCAGTTCATTAAGGACTTTTATATACTTTTTTCGTAACCTGTCTTGCAAGACAGGTTCATTAATTAGAAGGTGTGCTTTTGATAGATTATGTGACGAATCTGCAATTTTCACTTGTTTCGCAATCTCATTCCTTTTTACCCTTGGTAAATAATCATTGAAATAATCATCTGATGATAATTTCGTCATTGCATGAATTGCCTCTATCACATCATTGCCGAAAGACTTTTCTATCTGATTTGTTATCTCTTTTTTAAAATCCTCTCCATTAGGGTGCTTACTTGCGTCTTCAATTGCGTCATGGAGTAAACCAGTTATTTCGTAGCTTTCTCCAAGGTGGGAAACTCTCGAAGCAACATCTAATATATGAGCCATATATGGATATTGTTTTTTATCTGTCTGATTCCCGTGAACTTTTTTTGCTATCTCTTTTGCTTCTAATAAAGGATCCTTATTCACTGTTGTAAACTATTCCACAGTAATGGAGTATCCATAACCGAATTATTTTTTTTAGTTTGTCTGTTTTGATTTTTTTCCATCCTTATGTTTCTCTTTTCAGTACAGTGTCAATTTGTAATAAGTATCATGTCGCTTGTGGTGGCATAGGTTTTATTTTCCCAATTAAAGTTTATATTTTTTCCAATGTTTTTGGTTTTGGAAAAATATTCTTTTAAGGATTCTTTTATTAATGGGAGCGATCTTTTCATAGTCCACCCTTCGAATAAATTTTCATTATTAATAAAAACAATAAAGAATCTATTTGCTGAATCAAACCTTCTTATTCCTTGGTTCTCGTATAACCATATCATTAAGGAATTTGGATTGCTTTGCACTTCTGCAACCAACCTCTTTCTAAATCTTTCTAGATCTAAAACTAGTTCATTTGATGAATCATATTCTTTATGTTTTATCCATAGATCTTTAAGCAAATCTGCGCTTGGGGTTGATTGATCAAATGATATTGATAGTTCTCTTGCTGATTGTTTAAGAAGTGTTAGTTCGGGTCTTAGTCCCTCTTCTTTCCTTTTGTCTTTAATATATCCTTCTGGAAGATATGTGACTTTAAGATCAAAGGGGGTCTCATCAATAAAAAAATCTATTTTTTTAATTTGTCCAAGCGCTGGAGTGACTCTATTGAAATCTTTAAAAATGTCTTCAATCATGATTGAAGTCCAGTGATTATACCAGGAACATCTCACGTAACCTCTAAGACTATCTTGAAGGGAATTGTTTATATGATCTTCGAGTTCATTATAATTTGGTATCTTTTTTATATAGTTATTGACAATTGTTTGTTCTAAACTGTTTTGATAGAGACCTCCCCAATCAAACTCCTTTAATTTATATAATTCATTGTATAGTTCGTCTTCATTTAGAAGTCTTTTTTTTCTTTCTTCAATATATTTTTGATTTATATAAGACTGAATCTCATTTTTTTTTAATGGGGAGTTAAAAATTAGGGGTAATTTCTCTTTTACTAAAAGTTTTTCTTTATCAGACAGATTGAATTGCTTTATAAGTTCATCCATATATACAGATCTGCTTAAAGACTTAATGTATAAATATCTTAAACCCTCAGATTGATTAACAATTTCACTAATCTGATCTTTCTTGTACATTTCTTCTAGTTCTTTTAAATGACCCATGATGTCTCCCAACCTGAAATTTTAGATATATCTTTTTTGGGTCTTTGATTTTTATAGAAAACAACACACCAATCATATTTTAGTGCTCCTTCTCTATTATCTTGAACAACAGATCCTGCACTATAGTTTGCCTTAAATTTACCCTCGTAATATAGTGCTTCCGATTGATCTGACAGGTCCTTTAAAAAATTCCAGAAGTCCATGTCGGTGGTGTTAAACATTAAGATTAATCTACCGCCCTTTTTAATTTTTCTTTCACATAGGTCCCAGAAAATAGAGAAATCATTTTTATAACTGGTTTGATCTTTATTTCTTTCAGGAGAGTTTGAAACTATCATTTCGTTATCATAATTAGGTTTCTCTCCAATAATAGCATTCCATATCTCAGATAATTCTAAGTAAGGAACTCTGTCTCCATGTGGTGGGTCAGTGATTATGTTATCAATTGTGTTATCTTCTATATTGTTAAGCATTTCTCTAAAGTCTTTCAAATGAATTTCGTTATTTGTTTGAGTTGTATTAATAGGATTTTCTTCCATTCTTTTAAGAGCATTGATTAATCTTTTGCTTCTTCCGCTAAAAACTCTCCAAGCATTTGTTTCAATGCTTCTATCAGGTTTCCACAAACCAATTACCCAACTTCCAACCTCATATTTAACTTTGCTTTTAGAGTTTTTATTTCTTCTATTAATTGCAAAAACCATTTTTGACATTTGCCCGACGCTGCTTGTAAGAATAAATTTTGCAATTTCTTGATCTCCTTTGGGCATTTGACTAATGCTCCTTAAAATAAGATCAATTGATTTGATTGCCCTGGTTGAAAACAAGGAATATAGATCTTGATTTTTTCTTACGTTTATTCTCACATTTTCTAAAAGGTTAGTATTTTTAAAATAAATGGTTTTAAAATTATGCTCTTCTTTAAAGTTCCAATCTTCCGCTTTTGCTAAATCAACTCCCCTCCCCTTAGGCACCCACACTTCTTTTATTTCACTTTTTTCATAAAGTATATGTGATGCTTCAACATTCTTACTGTTGGTATAAAAAGACCTTATTTCTTCTTCGCAGTCCTCTTTAATCTTTAAAAAAATTTTTTCGACTTGATGCGATGTTGGAGGATTGGAGATTATTCTAGAAATAAGGATTGCGGAGGGGTTAATGTCACAACCCACAAAAGGAATATCGTTTTGCTTGCATGCTCTTGCAATAACACCTGATCCTAAAAAGGGATCAACGATTAATGAGTTAGAGTCTGCTATTCTGTCTAATATTTTTTGATATAGTTCTACGGGTTTTTTTCCCCAGTATTTATGTGCCGAGTATATGCCAGCATATCCCTTCATTCGACGGTGACGGATTTTGCTAAATTTCTAGGTTGGTCTATATCGGTCCCCTTTAGAACAGCGACATGATAGGAAAGCAACTGCAAAGGTATTGTATAAAGTATTGGTGCTATTAATTCGGGAGCTTCTGGTAACGCTACAAATTTAGTTATCAAAGAATCGTGTAAAGCTTTATCGTGCCCGAATACATATAATTTTCCTCCTCTAGCCCTTACCTCTTCTAAATTAGATTTTAGTTTTTCTAGTAAATCGTCATTAGGAGCCACGGCTATAACGGGCATTTCTGAATCTACCAAGGCTAATGGGCCATGTTTCAACTCTCCGGCGGGATATGCCTCGGCATGAATATAAGAAATTTCTTTCAGCTTTAGTGCTCCTTCCATAGCAATTGGGTAATGAATTCCTCGACCCAAAAATAAAGCATGGTCTTTGTGGGCAAAATCTTCTGCCATATTAATAATTTCTTTTTCTAACTGCATAACCTTTTCCAAAGAATCTGGCAAGGCTTCTAAAGAGGTATTAATACTTTTCTCTGCAACCTCAGATAAACCATGATGTCTACCAAGAACTAAAGTTAACATTAATAATCCCACTAATTGAGTAGTAAAGGCTTTTGTTGAAGCCACCCCTATCTCGGGTCCAGCTTTGGTTAAAAAAACTAAGTCTGATTCTCTGGCTAAGGAGCTCGTAGGAACGTTGCATATTCCTAACTTTGCCAGATAATTAGCCGCGCTGGATGAACGTAAGCATGCCAAAGTATCTGCGGTTTCTCCTGATTGGGATATGGTTATAAACAAAGTATTTGGGGCAACCACTTTATTTCTATATCTAAATTCGCTGGCAACCTCTACGCTACAAGGCAATCCTGAGAGGCCCTCTAACCAGTATTTTGCAACCATGCCGGCATGATAACTGGTTCCACAAGCAACTATCTGAACAGCTTGAACATGTTTAAAGATTTCAGGAGCGCCTGGACCAAATATTTCTTCTTGAACGCCATTATTTGTAAACTGACCTTCTAAAAGCCCTTTAACCTTTTGCGGCTGTTCATATATCTCTTTTAGCATAAAATGACGAAAGTCACCCTTTTCTACAGTCTGACCCAAACTTTTTGCTATCACGATTGGCCTATCAATTATTTCGCTATTTTTATCCCAGATAGTGACCTTTTGAGAAGATATCTCTGCCAGATCTCCTTCCTCTAAAAAAATAAATTCTTCTGCAAAATCAGCGAGAGCCAACTGATCTGAAGCTAGAAAATTTTCACCCTCTGCCTTTCCGAGAACTAACGGACTTCCTTTTCTTGCAGCGGCTATAACATCAGGCTGATTTGAAGACATAACGCCTATAGCATAAGCTCCTTCTAATTCAGCTACTGCTTTGCTTAACGCTTCTGTAATAGTTAAGGCGCCATCGGATAATTTTGCATGGACTAAGTGAGCTATCACTTCAGTATCTGTATCAGAAGTAAATGCATATCCCGACTCCTTAAGCATAGTGCGAAGGGCTGAATGATTTTCTATAATCCCATTATGCACAACAAAAACATTTTCATTTGAAGTGTGAGGATGGGCATTATGCTCGGTAGGAGAGCCGTGAGTTGCCCATCTAGTGTGGGCAATACCAACCTTGCCAGAAATAGGGCTTTCAGCTATAGCTCTTTGCAATTCAGAAACCTTTCCTAGCCTTCTAAGTACGTTAACTTGGTCTTCTTCTTCATTGTAAATAGCTATGCCTGAAGAATCATAGCCTCTATATTCCTGTCTCACCAGACCCGCTAACAACTTGTCAGTAACTGGTCGATTTGATACTACTCCAACTATTCCACACATTACTTTTTCTTTTTGATATTAACTTGTTTTCCTCTTGCTATAGCTAAAGATTCCTCTGGCACATTCTTAGTTATAACAGAACCAGCGCCTGTATAGGCATTTTTTCCTACTTTAACAGGAGCAACCAATGAAGAGTTAGAGCCTATAAATGCTCCTTCTTTTATTTCTGTAATTGATTTTTTCTTTCCGTCGTAATTACAAGTTATAGTTCCAGCGCCTATATTTGCCCCCTTCTCTATCCTGGCATCCCCCAAGTAAGTCAAGTGTTTAGTCTTAACATTGTTATCAATTTTGCTTCTATTTACTTCAACAAAATTTCCTACTTCTACAGATTCATTGAGCGCGCTACCGCCTCTAACTCTGGCAAAAGGACCTAGCTTACAATCCTTGCCTAACTTTGAATCTTCAATAACAGAATTTGCATAAAGCCTACTTCCTTCGCCTATTATGGAATCTTTAATAAAACAATTCGGTCCTATATTTGTATTTTTTTCTAAAATCACCTGCCCCTCAAATACACAATTTACGTCAACGAAACAACCCTTTTCTGCCTCCAGGTGGCCCCTGACATCGAATCTATTAATATCGCCGAAGCGAACACCGCTTTTGATTAGGCTTAATGCCTGTCTTTTTTGATAAACCCTTTCAAGGTTATGCAACTCCTCTGCACTATTAGCGCCTAGGGCTTCTTCCGGAGAGCTCAAGGTGATTGCTTTAATTTTCCTTTGTTCTGATTTAGTTATTTCAACTAAATCAGTTAAATAATACTCTCCAGCTTTATTTTTTTTCTTTATTTTAGGTATCAGATCTAGTAGTAAATTTGACTTCATTGCCATTATGCCCGTATTCACCTCAGCTATTTTCTTTTGCTCCTTTGTAGCATCCTTTTCCTCTACAATAGATTTAATTGTGCCTTTCTTATCTCTGACGATTCTTCCATAACCTTTTGGCTTATCTAGCTCCATTGTCAATAATGCTAAATCATTACTCTGAGCAGATTTAATTAACTTCTTTAGGCTGGCCGGCTCTACCAGGGGAACATCGCCATACAAAACAATCGCAATTGAATTGTTTCTTAATTTTTTAAGGGTTTGCTTTACGGCGTGACCCGTTCCCAACTGATCTCTTTGTTTTACCCAAGTAATGTCTTTGTAAGTTTCGAGCGAAGACATAACCTCTTTCTGTCTGTCGCCTACCACTACAAAGGATTTGGAGTTTAAAAAATTTTTAGCTGTGTCTACAACGTGCTGGACCATGGGCTTACCGCCAAGAATTTTTAATACTTTGGGGACATGGCCCGACATTCTTTTCCCCTTCCCTGCGGCTAATATAATGAAATCTGTCTTCATATTAAGCATTTGTAAGGTAAAAAACGGCTGAGGTAAAGAAAAAAGAAATCTGAAGTTACTTCTTACGTAACTTTTGAATGGACTTTAAACGAGCTGCTGCTTCTGCAAGTTGAGCTGCAGCCAAAGAATAGTCTAAATCTGATTTTTGTCCTTCTAGCTCTTTTTCAGCTAACTCTTTTGCTCTTTCTGCTTCTGCTTCGTCAATATCTCCAGCCCTTTCTGCCACGTCTGTCAGAACTGTTATAGAACCTGGCTGAACTTCTAAAAATCCTCCAGAGGCATAAAATACCTGCTCTTCTCCTCCCTCCATAGTTAATCTCAAGGGTCCTGGTTTTAGGGAAGTAAGCAAGGGTGCGTGCCTTGGAGTGATGGCAACTTCTCCAGCTCCTCCGTCAGCTATAAGCATCTCTACCTCTCCTGAAAAAAGTTCTCCTTCTGGACTTACAATGCTACATGCGATAACTGACATTAATTATGACTCCTTTGATTTCTCTACAACTTCATCTATTCCGCCAGCCATAAAAAATGCCTGCTCAGGGATATCGTCATAATCTCCGTCTACAATTCCTTTAAA is a genomic window of SAR86 cluster bacterium containing:
- a CDS encoding DUF1272 domain-containing protein, which translates into the protein MLEMKEECLVCAVKLLNDSLAHICSFECTYCQSCAEDHNHVCKNCGGELKERPKRQ
- a CDS encoding HD domain-containing protein; amino-acid sequence: MNKDPLLEAKEIAKKVHGNQTDKKQYPYMAHILDVASRVSHLGESYEITGLLHDAIEDASKHPNGEDFKKEITNQIEKSFGNDVIEAIHAMTKLSSDDYFNDYLPRVKRNEIAKQVKIADSSHNLSKAHLLINEPVLQDRLRKKYIKVLNELGEDGLSCEKPIIYQDEEWVEKKLNFI
- a CDS encoding DNA methyltransferase — encoded protein: MKGYAGIYSAHKYWGKKPVELYQKILDRIADSNSLIVDPFLGSGVIARACKQNDIPFVGCDINPSAILISRIISNPPTSHQVEKIFLKIKEDCEEEIRSFYTNSKNVEASHILYEKSEIKEVWVPKGRGVDLAKAEDWNFKEEHNFKTIYFKNTNLLENVRINVRKNQDLYSLFSTRAIKSIDLILRSISQMPKGDQEIAKFILTSSVGQMSKMVFAINRRNKNSKSKVKYEVGSWVIGLWKPDRSIETNAWRVFSGRSKRLINALKRMEENPINTTQTNNEIHLKDFREMLNNIEDNTIDNIITDPPHGDRVPYLELSEIWNAIIGEKPNYDNEMIVSNSPERNKDQTSYKNDFSIFWDLCERKIKKGGRLILMFNTTDMDFWNFLKDLSDQSEALYYEGKFKANYSAGSVVQDNREGALKYDWCVVFYKNQRPKKDISKISGWETSWVI
- the glmS gene encoding glutamine--fructose-6-phosphate transaminase (isomerizing); protein product: MCGIVGVVSNRPVTDKLLAGLVRQEYRGYDSSGIAIYNEEEDQVNVLRRLGKVSELQRAIAESPISGKVGIAHTRWATHGSPTEHNAHPHTSNENVFVVHNGIIENHSALRTMLKESGYAFTSDTDTEVIAHLVHAKLSDGALTITEALSKAVAELEGAYAIGVMSSNQPDVIAAARKGSPLVLGKAEGENFLASDQLALADFAEEFIFLEEGDLAEISSQKVTIWDKNSEIIDRPIVIAKSLGQTVEKGDFRHFMLKEIYEQPQKVKGLLEGQFTNNGVQEEIFGPGAPEIFKHVQAVQIVACGTSYHAGMVAKYWLEGLSGLPCSVEVASEFRYRNKVVAPNTLFITISQSGETADTLACLRSSSAANYLAKLGICNVPTSSLARESDLVFLTKAGPEIGVASTKAFTTQLVGLLMLTLVLGRHHGLSEVAEKSINTSLEALPDSLEKVMQLEKEIINMAEDFAHKDHALFLGRGIHYPIAMEGALKLKEISYIHAEAYPAGELKHGPLALVDSEMPVIAVAPNDDLLEKLKSNLEEVRARGGKLYVFGHDKALHDSLITKFVALPEAPELIAPILYTIPLQLLSYHVAVLKGTDIDQPRNLAKSVTVE
- the glmU gene encoding bifunctional UDP-N-acetylglucosamine diphosphorylase/glucosamine-1-phosphate N-acetyltransferase GlmU gives rise to the protein MKTDFIILAAGKGKRMSGHVPKVLKILGGKPMVQHVVDTAKNFLNSKSFVVVGDRQKEVMSSLETYKDITWVKQRDQLGTGHAVKQTLKKLRNNSIAIVLYGDVPLVEPASLKKLIKSAQSNDLALLTMELDKPKGYGRIVRDKKGTIKSIVEEKDATKEQKKIAEVNTGIMAMKSNLLLDLIPKIKKKNKAGEYYLTDLVEITKSEQRKIKAITLSSPEEALGANSAEELHNLERVYQKRQALSLIKSGVRFGDINRFDVRGHLEAEKGCFVDVNCVFEGQVILEKNTNIGPNCFIKDSIIGEGSRLYANSVIEDSKLGKDCKLGPFARVRGGSALNESVEVGNFVEVNRSKIDNNVKTKHLTYLGDARIEKGANIGAGTITCNYDGKKKSITEIKEGAFIGSNSSLVAPVKVGKNAYTGAGSVITKNVPEESLAIARGKQVNIKKKK
- a CDS encoding F0F1 ATP synthase subunit epsilon — protein: MSVIACSIVSPEGELFSGEVEMLIADGGAGEVAITPRHAPLLTSLKPGPLRLTMEGGEEQVFYASGGFLEVQPGSITVLTDVAERAGDIDEAEAERAKELAEKELEGQKSDLDYSLAAAQLAEAAARLKSIQKLRKK